One region of Centropristis striata isolate RG_2023a ecotype Rhode Island chromosome 3, C.striata_1.0, whole genome shotgun sequence genomic DNA includes:
- the chchd4a gene encoding mitochondrial intermembrane space import and assembly protein 40, which translates to MSYCRQEGKDRIIFVTKEDHEAPSNAELIADDPNDPYEEQGLILPNGDINWNCPCLGGMASGPCGSQFKEAFSCFHYSKEEVKGSECIDNFRNMQECMQRYPELYPQEEDKESSSQAESNSGSASAAPTEDSASPPDTDSAPATSTAESAASSDSTSPTDNQTAS; encoded by the exons ATGTCGTACTGCAGACAAGAGG gTAAAGATCGCATCATCTTTGTGACCAAGGAGGACCATGAGGCTCCCAGCAACGCTGAGCTCATAGCAGATGACCCCAATGATCCTTATGAGGAGCAGG GTCTGATCCTACCAAATGGAGACATCAACTGGAACTGCCCGTGCCTTGGTGGCATGGCCAGTGGACCATGTGGCTCTCAGTTCAAGGAAGCCTTTTCCTGCTTCCACTACAGCAAGGAAGAGGTGAAGGGCTCTGAGTGCATCGACAACTTCCGTAACATGCAAGAGTGCATGCAGAGGTACCCTGAGCTCTATCCTCAGGAGGAAGATAAAGAAAGCTCCTCCCAAGCTGAGTCCAACTCTGGTTCTGCCTCCGCCGCCCCGACTGAGGACTCTGCCTCACCCCCCGACACTGACTCTGCCCCGGCCACTTCAACAGCTGAGTCTGCTGCCTCATCTGACAGCACGTCACCTACAGACAACCAGACTGCCAGCTAA
- the si:dkey-202e22.2 gene encoding netrin-4 has protein sequence MRVFSMLGEGQHRMLVALCWLVLVVERSGAVSRCVDHACSPPVGNLASGRTLLTHSSCCGNSSFHRSPCPHSPATPHLLCPEDTHPPAHMTDDPFLHPDTWWASGASTTTQEQQDEIRLDLETYFCLSHVVLVFRSPRPAAMAIERSADFGKTWDVLKLFAYNCSLEFGLPDDFTQPGSVCTSRYTSATPCSGGEVILRTLDPSNAKTLDAYSAEALNRLTLTNLRIRLLKAQTCLAPLNPPTASALTATSTTESPASAPYAIYTLLARGTCLCHGHAEYCVPNNSSQDTKQDSNMVSGRCLCTHHTAGDHCEKCAPLYNDRPWRPANSSSGESNPCQKCQCHGHTDSCHFSQRTWLSSGGTSGGVCNDCRHNTVGRRCQRCRHGYHRHPSLPLNSPHACTRCWCDPLGSLPPRPGEEGPWCHPRSGQCHCKSGVGGTGCSHCLSGYWGFGEEGCKPCTCPHSCDPATGQCLDSYSNNQVFSVPIGGKIPDLDHMFTIEDEVQWSKELAVSALHYTGKCSCKEKKLRSASDLCKTKHDYVIKASVLSAHDKGSHAEVQVKVRKVLRSGQTELYLGTISIFPLSWTSRGCTCPILNPGMEYLLAGPEEAGTGRLLVTMQSVVVPWTPRLGLLISEGLRNGCT, from the exons ATGAGAGTGTTTAGCATGCTTGGGGAAGGTCAGCATCGGATGCTGGTCGCGCTCTGTTGGCTGGTTTTGGTTGTGGAGAGGAGCGGAGCAG TATCCAGATGTGTGGACCACGCCTGCAGTCCTCCTGTTGGGAACCTGGCGAGTGGCCGGACCCTCCTCACCCACTCAAGCTGCTGTGGGAACAGCTCCTTCCACCGCAGCCCTTGCCCCCATTCTCCTGCAACGCCCCACCTCCTCTGCCCCGAGGACACTCACCCACCTGCTCACATGACTGATGACCCTTTCTTGCATCCAGATACCTGGTGGGCATCAGGTGCAAGCACCACCACGCAAGAGCAGCAGGATGAGATCCGGTTGGACCTGGAGACATATTTCTGTCTGTCCCATGTAGTTTTAGTGTTCAGGTCACCCCGGCCTGCTGCAATGGCCATCGAGCGTTCAGCTGACTTTGGAAAGACCTGGGACGTTCTGAAGCTATTTGCATACAATTGCAGCTTAGAGTTTGGTTTGCCTGATGATTTTACTCAGCCAGGCTCTGTGTGTACATCCCGTTATACCAGTGCTACACCCTGTAGTGGAGGCGAG GTAATATTACGGACATTAGACCCCAGCAATGCTAAAACCCTGGATGCTTACAGTGCAGAAGCCCTCAACCGCCTCACCCTCACTAACCTCCGCATCAGACTGCTTAAAGCTCAGACCTGTTTGGCACCTTTAAATCCTCCCACAGCCTCAGCTCTGACTGCCACATCCACCACAGAAAGCCCCGCCTCAGCACCTTATGCTATTTATACTTTACTGGCCAGAGGGACCTGCCTGTGCCATGGTCATGCTGAGTATTGTGTACCAAACAACAGcagccaagacacaaaacaggaCAGCAACATG GTGTCTGGTAGGTGCCTGTGTACTCACCACACAGCAGGGGATCACTGTGAGAAGTGCGCCCCCCTCTACAATGATCGTCCCTGGAGGCCTGCCAACAGCAGCAGCGGGGAGTCCAACCCGTGCCAGA AGTGCCAGTGCCACGGTCACACAGATAGCTGTCACTTCTCTCAGCGGACATGGCTTTCCTCTGGTGGCACCAGTGGGGGCGTTTGTAATGACTGCAGACACAACACAGTCGGGCGCAGGTGCCAGCGCTGTCGCCACGGCTACCACAggcatccatccctccctctgaACTCCCCCCACGCCTGCACAC gCTGCTGGTGTGATCCACTGGGCTCTTTGCCTCCTCGTCCTGGAGAAGAGGGACCCTGGTGCCATCCTAGAAGTGGGCAGTGCCACTGCAAATCAGGCGTAGGCGGCACAGGCTGCAGCCACTGCCTGTCTGGTTACTGGGGTTTTGGAGAGGAGGGCTGTAAACCCTGCACCTGCCCTCACAGCTGTGATCCAGCCACTGGGCAGTGTCTTGACAG CTACTCAAATAATCAAGTGTTCAGTGTGCCCATTGGTGGAAAAATCCCTGATCTGGATCACATGTTCACCATAGAAGACGAGGTACAGTGGTCAAAGGAGCTTGCAGTCTCTGCGCTGCATTACACAG GAAAGTGCAGCTGTAAGGAAAAAAAGCTGAGAAGTGCTTCCGACCTCTGCAAGACCAAACATgattatg TGATCAAGGCCAGTGTGCTGTCTGCTCATGACAAAGGCAGCCATGCAGAAGTTCAGGTCAAAGTTCGCAAAGTCCTTCGATCAGGCCAAACGGAGCTCTACTTAGGGACCATCAGCATCTTTCCTCTGTCCTGGACCAGCCGCGGCTGCACCTGTCCCATTCTTAACCCAG GTATGGAGTACTTGCTGGCTGGCCCAGAGGAGGCTGGGACAGGACGTCTACTGGTCACCATGCAGAGTGTTGTGGTCCCGTGGACACCCAGACTCGGCCTACTTATATCAGAGGGCCTGAGGAATGGATGTACATGA